The region GAGGGGCGCGCTTCAGCGGTCGCGCCGGCGCCCGACCCTGCCGCCCACCCCGCCGAACAACGCCAGGCCCCGCACCACGACCACCGGCGCGGAAGGATCGATGTCCGGGCCGTTGTGCACGTCGAAGCCGCCGAAGATGCCGGTCCCGTGGCAGCGCACCTCGACCCCCTCGGGCACGACGATCTCGGCTCCGCCGAAGATCGCGTAGACCGTGATCTCGACCTCCTTCGCCTCGAACTCGGCGGAGGTCAGGTCGAACTGCACCCCGCCGAAGACGGCGAGCGCCCTGGTCCGCCGCCGTACCCTCCAACGGCCCTTGCGTACGGCGCCGCCGAAGACGGCGACGACGCTCTCGGGCTCGGAGGTCGCGTCCGGGTGGTAGGACACCGGGGTCGCGGCGGGACGGCGCCGGTCGACCTGCAGGTCGTGGGTGAGCACGTCGAGCTCTCCCACCGTCTTCGCCTGGTAGAGGGTGTCCAGGCGGTCGGAGTACTCGTCGTGACTCAGCTGGCCGTTGCTCAGGGCCTCGCCGAGCAGGGCGGCGACCTGCTCCCTGTTGCTGTCCGAGGCACGCAGGTGCGACGTCCGCGAGTCACGACGCTCGGGGGGGTTATCCATAATGGTCACGATAGTTCTCCTCGGCCCCCGGCAGGGAGCCGAACGCACCCGCGACGCCACCTCACCGCGAACGGCGGCGCCCGCCGTCCGGCCCGGGAGGGCGTACGACCGGCGGCCGGTGCCCCTCCGCGCTTCACCGGCGCGGAGGGGCACCCTCCACCGGTGTTTAGTTGTAGTAGCCGTCGCAGCAGTCGTATCCCCAGACGGCGTTGGCCCAGAGACAGTTGTCCCACCAGGAGTCATTCCACGAGGGAATGACACTGCCGCACGTCTCCCCGTACCCGTAGGAGGAGGTGGTGCGCCAGTTGTTGAAACTGTTGTCGGCGGTGTTGTTGATACCGACGGTGGAGTGGCCGTCTCCGTATCCGGTGGTGCCGCACGGGTTATGGGCGGTGGTGCGCCAGTTGTCGAAGCTGTTCGCGAACGTGTTGTTGAACAGGACTTCTTCAGCCGGGCTCGAGTATCCGTATTCCATTGGAGCGGTCGCCGCGCCCGCGGCCGCGGCGCTCAGCGTGAGAGCGCCACCGGCGAGCGCGGTGGAGAATGCGAATCCGGCGATGACCTTCTTGAGCTTGGGCATTCGTGTCCCCCTCTAAAGGATCAACTGCCTGATTTGCACGACATGCACCCTTAGAGCGCTATGTCGCTTAGTGACCGTTCTGCCGCCATCACCCCGCGATTGCATGGTTTCCAGACCGAATGACCGATAAACGGCGATTTACCGTGTTTGATGCCTCATTATGAGTACCAGAGCACCATAAGTCCACTTATGAGTTATTCATCCCGAAATGTCCGATTCTGCGTCGTGGGTGGACGCCTCCTCGGAGGCCTCCTCCGGAGCGGCGTCGGGGTGGGCCGCGACGAACTGTTCGAGGATCTCGTCGGGCATCTTTCCGCGCGCGGGCACCTCCAGCCCCTGCTCGCGGGCCCACTCGCGGACGTCGGTGAGCGTGTGACCGCGCAGGCGCGGCGAGGCGTCCGCGGCCTTCTTCGCCCGCGACGCCTGCTTCACCTCGCGGGCGTTCTCCAGGACTTCCTCGACGAAGGCGAGCGCCTCGTTCAGGCGCTTGTGGTTCTCGTCGCACAGGTCGATGGCGAAGGTCCGGTTCAGCAGCGGGAACTCCCGTCTCGCCACGTCGTCGCCCTCGGAGTGGTCGAGGTCGTCAACCAGTATCACCTTCTGCGCCACGTGCCGCCCTTTCCCAGGTGGATCTACATCTTTACGAACCGTGGCATCCTACTCGCGGGGCATCCCCGCTCGCGCTGATCCCGTCCACGCCCGCGCCGATCAGGCGGCGTACGGCGGCGGGCGCGTCCACCGTCCACACGAGGACCTTCATCCCCAGCCTGTGGACGCGCCGGACGTAGCCGATCGTCTCGGTGAGCATCGCCTCCGTCTCCGGCATCCCGGCCGTACGGGTCAAAGGCGCGCGGCGGTGACCACCACCGTGACGTAGGCCATCGTGAAGCCGCCCCCGATCCCGTCGATCGCGGCCCCGGCCTCCGCGAGCACCTCCGACAGCGCGTCCGGCGGGAGCCGGGT is a window of Microbispora sp. NBC_01189 DNA encoding:
- a CDS encoding DUF1707 SHOCT-like domain-containing protein; its protein translation is MDNPPERRDSRTSHLRASDSNREQVAALLGEALSNGQLSHDEYSDRLDTLYQAKTVGELDVLTHDLQVDRRRPAATPVSYHPDATSEPESVVAVFGGAVRKGRWRVRRRTRALAVFGGVQFDLTSAEFEAKEVEITVYAIFGGAEIVVPEGVEVRCHGTGIFGGFDVHNGPDIDPSAPVVVVRGLALFGGVGGRVGRRRDR
- a CDS encoding Lsr2 family protein → MAQKVILVDDLDHSEGDDVARREFPLLNRTFAIDLCDENHKRLNEALAFVEEVLENAREVKQASRAKKAADASPRLRGHTLTDVREWAREQGLEVPARGKMPDEILEQFVAAHPDAAPEEASEEASTHDAESDISG
- a CDS encoding glycerophosphodiester phosphodiesterase family protein, whose amino-acid sequence is MPETEAMLTETIGYVRRVHRLGMKVLVWTVDAPAAVRRLIGAGVDGISASGDAPRVGCHGS